One region of Glycine max cultivar Williams 82 chromosome 9, Glycine_max_v4.0, whole genome shotgun sequence genomic DNA includes:
- the LOC100798444 gene encoding O-acyltransferase WSD1: MEHQKEEQLEPVSPVGQYFNSSVLCIYIIGVLEFEVPIDDLQTYALLKDVFLPINPRFSSIMVQDKDGEKRWKQVDVNLTDHVNIPTFPEGKTAESYDKYFHDYLSSIAMEQLPQSRPLWDIHIINYLTSDASSTIIFKLHHALGDGYSLMGALLSCLQRADDPSLPLSFPSLKQSKQEPSSTKSFCRKFSWMCSSAFNTVSDFGWSVLKSSIISDDKTPIRFGDEGADYQPISISSMTFSIDHIRDIKSRLGVTINDVVTGIVFYGTRLYMQDMDSKSKTAHSTALVLLNTRNVEGYQSINDMLNTKATGPWGNRITFLHVPIPKLNETRTTNPLEFIWDTHNIIKRKKQSLGVVLTGTLLKIEGKLRGQEAVAKRIRGTLTKSSAVISNLAGPIQQMALANHPVKGLYFTLAGGPESLVISVMSYMGVLSVTLKTEKDFIDEHKLKLCMQSAFEIILQAAMEIPQETKP, encoded by the exons ATGGAACACCAAAAAGAGGAGCAACTAGAACCAGTGAGTCCTGTGGGACAATACTTCAACAGCTCTGTGCTATGCATATACATCATTGGAGTTTTAGAATTCGAAGTTCCAATAGATGACTTGCAAACATATGCTCTTCTTAAAGATGTTTTCCTTCCCATCAATCCACGCTTCTCCTCCATCATG GTCCAAGATAAAGATGGAGAGAAAAGATGGAAGCAAGTTGATGTAAACTTGACGGACCATGTCAACATCCCCACATTCCCCGAAGGAAAAACAGCGGAAtcttatgataaatattttcatgattatTTATCAAGCATAGCAATGGAGCAATTACCACAAAGCAGACCATTATGGGATATTCACATAATCAATTACCTTACAAGTGATGCATCCAGCACTATAATATTTAAGCTTCACCATGCACTTGGAGATGGCTATTCTCTCATGGGTGCTCTTCTTTCTTGTCTTCAACGAGCCGATGACCCTTCTCTTCCCTTGTCCTTTCCTTCTCTCAAACAATCTAAACAAGAACCTTCTTCCACTAAAAGCTTTTGCAGAAAATTTTCTTGGATGTGTTCCTCTGCCTTCAACACTGTCTCAGATTTTGGATGGAGTGTATTGAAGAGTAGCATCATTAGTGATGATAAAACACCGATAAGGTTTGGAGACGAAGGAGCCGACTATCAACCAATTTCCATATCAAGCATGACATTCTCCATTGACCACATCAGGGACATCAAATCAAGGCTCGGAGTG ACAATAAATGATGTGGTCACTGGAATTGTCTTCTATGGAACTAGATTATATATGCAAGATATGGACTCCAAATCAAAGACCGCACACTCCACAGCATTGGTATTACTGAATACGAGAAACGTTGAAGGTTACCAATCGATCAATGATATGCTAAATACTAAAGCCACGGGTCCATGGGGGAACAGAATTACCTTCTTGCATGTTCCAATACCGAAATTAAATGAAACAAGAACTACAAACCCTCTTGAATTTATTTGGGACACACATAACATAATCAAGAGGAAGAAACAATCTCTAGGAGTTGTACTCACCGGGACACTTTTGAAGATAGAGGGCAAATTGAGGGGACAAGAG GCAGTAGCTAAACGCATTCGTGGCACATTGACAAAATCAAGTGCAGTGATTTCAAACTTGGCTGGACCAATACAACAAATGGCTTTAGCTAACCATCCtgtgaaaggcttgtatttcaCATTGGCCGGTGGACCTGAA AGTCTAGTCATTTCAGTTATGAGCTATATGGGAGTCCTAAGTGTTACCCTCAAAACGGAAAAAGACTTCATAGACGAACATAAATTGAAGTTGTGCATGCAAAGTGCATTTGAGATAATTCTCCAAGCAGCTATGGAAATTCCTCAGGAAACCAAACCTTAG
- the LOC100798975 gene encoding galactose mutarotase, with protein sequence MTKIFFVLLLCLIIAASSGFVNCFDVEKKEKIGIFELNKGDLSLKVTNWGASILSLVIPDKNGKLSDVVLGYDSVKDYTNDTTYFGATVGRVANRIGGAQFTLNGIHYKLVANEGNNTLHGGARGFSDVLWKVKRYQKEGPSPSITFSYHSIDGEQGFPGDLLVTVSYILTGKNQLVILMKGKTLNKPTPVNLANHAYWNLGGHNSGNILNEVVQIFGSKITPVDSKLIPTGKFASVKGTAYDFLKPQTVGSRINQLAETKGYDINYVLDGEKGQKIKLAAIVQDKKSGRVLELFTNAPGLQFYTGNYVKDLKGKGGYVYQSHSGLCLESQAFPDSVNQPNFPSTIVTPEKPYKHYMLFKFSTKNPYISSK encoded by the exons ATGACCAAGATCTTCTTTGTATTGCTGTTATGTCTGATCATAGCAGCTTCTTCTGGGTTTGTGAATTGCTTTGATgttgaaaagaaggaaaagattGGAATATTTGAGCTCAATAAAGGTGACCTTTCTTTGAAGGTCACCAACTGGGGTGCTTCAATTTTGTCCCTGGTGATTCCTGATAAGAATG GAAAGTTGAGTGATGTTGTTCTTGGATATGATTCTGTTAAGGATTACACT AATGATACAACATATTTTGGAGCAACTGTTGGCCGGGTTGCTAACAGAATTGGAGGAGCTCAGTTTACTCTAAATGGAATCCATTACAAATTAGTTGCTAATGAAGGAAACAATACACTTCATG GTGGAGCCAGAGGATTTAGTGATGTTCTTTGGAAAGTGAAAAGGTATCAAAAAGAAGGTCCAAGTCCCAGCATTACCTTCAGTTACCACAGTATTGATGGTGAACAAG GATTCCCTGGTGATCTCCTAGTAACTGTGAGCTACATTCTAACTGGGAAAAACCAATTGGTTATACTTatgaaaggaaaaactctaaacaAGCCAACACCAGTGAATTTGGCAAACCATGCTTACTGGAACCTAGGAGGCCACAACAGTGGCAACATCCTAAATGAAGTGGTGCAGATCTTTGGTTCCAAAATCACACCTGTGGACAGCAAACTCATTCCAACAGGCAAATTTGCTTCGGTGAAAGGAACAGCTTATGATTTCCTTAAGCCACAAACTGTTGGAAGCAGGATCAATCAATTGGCTGAAACCAAAGGCTATGACATCAACTATGTTCTTGATGGTGAGAAGGGCCAAAAGATCAAGCTAGCAGCTATAGTGCAGGATAAGAAATCAGGGAGAGTGTTGGAGTTGTTCACAAATGCTCCTGGTTTGCAGTTCTACACTGGTAACTATGTTAAGGATTTGAAGGGAAAAGGTGGATATGTGTACCAATCTCATTCAGGACTATGTTTGGAGTCTCAAGCCTTCCCTGATTCAGTGAATCAGCCTAATTTCCCTTCAACAATTGTGACACCAGAAAAGCCTTACAAGCATTATATGCTTTTTAAGTTTTCCACCAAAAATCCCTACATTAGTTCAAAGTGA
- the LOC100797920 gene encoding homeobox-leucine zipper protein HAT7 gives MAFPPPHGFTFNTTHEEDHHHLPPTSLNPFPSLPPQHFQGGASFMLKRSMSFSGIENKCDEVLHGDDELSDDGIFQCGEKKKRLNLEQVKALEKSFDLGNKLEPERKVQLAKALGLQPRQVAIWFQNRRARWKTKHLEKEYEVLKKQFEAVKADNDVLKVENQKLQAELQAVKSRDWCEAGMMSHKKETEGSWSNGSDNSLEINLDHSRTLGLNSPISSQNGKNLLLPNSLNPTSITQLLQDDGLCNMFHNIDAQQNFWPWPDQQHQRFH, from the exons ATGGCCTTCCCACCTCCTCACGGTTTCACGTTTAACACTACTCATGAAGAAGATCACCACCACCTCCCTCCAACCTCTCTCAACCCCTTCCCCTCTTTGCCACCCCAACACTTTCAAG GGGGTGCATCTTTCATGTTGAAGCGGTCCATGTCGTTTTCCGGCATTGAGAACAAGTGCGATGAAGTACTACATGGAGACGATGAGTTATCCGATGATGGGATCTTCCAGTGtggggagaagaagaagaggttgAATTTGGAACAGGTGAAGGCTCTTGAGAAGAGTTTTGATCTGGGGAACAAGCTTGAGCCAGAAAGGAAAGTTCAGTTAGCTAAGGCTTTGGGGTTGCAGCCAAGACAAGTTGCCATATGGTTTCAGAATAGAAGGGCCAGATGGAAAACCAAGCATTTGGAGAAGGAATATGAAGTCCTCAAGAAACAGTTTGAAGCAGTCAAGGCCGATAATGATGTTCTTAAGGTTGAGAACCAGAAACTACAGGCAGAG TTACAAGCTGTAAAAAGTAGGGATTGGTGTGAAGCTGGAATGATGAGCCATAAGAAAGAAACTGAGGGTTCATGGAGCAATGGAAGTGATAACAGTTTAGAGATTAATCTAGATCACTCAAGAACACTAGGTTTGAATAGTCCCATATCTTCTCAGAACGGTAAAAACCTACTACTACCCAATTCGTTAAACCCCACCAGCATaacacaactccttcaagatgATGGCTTGTGCAACATGTTTCACAACATTGATGCACAACAGAACTTTTGGCCCTGGCCTGATCAGCAGCACCAGCGTTTCCATTGA